The genomic DNA TTAAAGCCAATCTTCTGAGTTGCTATTATTGCATCTATTCCATCTTACCTCCAACAATAATAATCTTGTCGCCAATCACAGCTGCAGGTGCACAGATGTTTTTAACCATCCTTGTCTCCATTCTGAACCACATATTCCTTGATATATTGTAAACCTAAATAACAATACAGAATTAAAACACTTCAAAGGTAATGCAGAAAAATACAATTCAAACTCTTTGGACCAAACCTTCCTGGTGCTTTGACTTTGCTGCTTTTAAAAATGCTTGCTGCTAAACTATCAAGGCTGAACTGGGTGGGGCTGATTCCCCTTCAAAAGAGAAGGTTGTTGGGTGACCTGATAAAGGTCTTTAAAGTCGTGAAATGGCCAGATAGGGTAAACTTGGAAATTTTGTTTCTGCTTCTGAGGAAGATTCCAGGGACCATTAACATAAGATCATCTTCAGTCTTCTGCCTGGAGGCACTCCCTTGATGATTATTAGAAATTCCCTTCCTATCagcgttgtgggtgtacctacaccacatggactgcagcggttcaaggaggcagctcaccaccgccttctagatggcaaatagggatgggcaacaaatgctggtacagccagcgatgcccacatcccgtgaaagtgTAAATAAATATAAGTTAGTTGCCGAAACATAGTAAAATgccatgattttttttaactgcGGGCAGGGGGCAGGGGTAGGCCCTGAGGCTGCTTCAGCTAGAATAAGGTTCAAACCTCATGCTGTGAGTGCTAATCTGATCCACACACCAGCTGACTAGtaacaccccaccacccaccaccccaggcCAGTACATgggagtcactaataaatccaatagtgaactcaggagaaatatttttacccagagggggtgagaatgtggaactcgctaccacgaGGAATGGGTGAGTTGAATAGTgtcgatgcatttaaggggaagataGGTAAACTCATTTGAGGGAGGAAAGAATAGAAGTATATGCTGATAGAGTGAGATGAGATAGGGTGGGAAGAGACTCATGTAAAGACTGGCATCGATCAGCTGAGCTGAATGACTTGTTTGTGCGCTGTAAATTCTACGTAACTCTGtgtaaaagcaaagaagttatagTGAATGTTTACAAAtcactgattaggccacagctggagtatggCATTCAATTCTAGACACAACACTTTAGGGTGGATGTCAAGGCAggtactagaatggttccagggacttcagttatgtggagagactggagaagcagggattgttctccttagagcagagaaggctaaggggagatttaatggaggtgttcaagttcatgaaaggttttgatcaagtaaGTAAAGAGAAAATGTTTTCCAGTTACTGGCAGGAAACGATTAACCAGAGCTCATGGATTTACCGTAATTGGTAAAAGGTctagaggggaggtgaaggggatttttttttctctaataaTCTGGTACACAATCCCTAAAAGGAGATGTAGGCaggtagtaactttcaaaagagaattgataaatacttgaaaaggaaaaatttgcagggctgtggggaaagagcaggaggattgggactaattggatagttctttcaaataggaaagctgggctgaatggcctcattctgagCTGTATGATTCCAGAAATTGCACTGTAGGAATGCTACCTGCAGGAAACCTGTGCCCTGTTTTTCATGATTGGACCTTGCTACTGGACTAtgacagtgtgggagtcacaGCATGTgaaaccccacccccctgcttaCATGGCTCTTAAAAGGCTGCACTGTTTTCAGGTACACCTGTGAACTGAAGGTGGATTGGTGAGGAGAGTGCAATTCCATTGCTGTGAGTTAGTACACTGATACCCTGCAATTTGTGCCAGTTAATTCTAAGTCAAATAAATGACTTAGGACATAGGAATatagaacttaggagcaggagtaggccatttggcccctcgagcctgctccaccattcaataagatcatggttgatctggttgtggtctcaacttcactttcctgtcatacgccccataacccttgacttgtctttcaaaaatctgtctaactctgccttgaataaattcaatgacccaacctccattggtctatggggaaaagaattccatatactctgagagaaaaaaccctcctcaattcagttttaaaagggagacctcttattcttaaactgtctcccctagttctagtctcccccacgaGTCGAAATATCCTCCCAgtatcccctcaggatcttatatgtttcaatgagatcgcctcttgttcttccaaactccaatgggtacagtcCACTCTGTTCAccctttcttcataggataagcccttcTTCCCAGGGATGacttgagtgaaccttctctgtactgcttctaatgGATTtgaataaggagatcaaaatcatacacagtattccagatacaaaaacagaaaatgccggaaaaactcagcaggtctgacaaacctgtggagagagaaacagagttaaagttttgagtcaagtcaactctgtttctctctccataggtgctgtcagacctactgagcttttccagcattttctgtttttgttccagatttccagcattcgcagtattttgcttttattacagtattccagatgttgtctaactaatgccctttacagctgcagtaaaacttgaCTACTTTTACATTCTATTCCCTTTCCAATAATTGCAGGTCAGTATTTTACACAACTCTCATAAAGTCCTCACTGTGTCAGTGGCTTTACAACAGGAGATGCAGCAGTTGATATTTCACCTCAGTCTCTCAGGTGATATGAGTACACGAGTTATTGAGTGTGTCAATGTTGATCGTCTCATTTTCTGGTTTGGATTAACCTATCGACTCATATTAAATTTAATCTAACTTGCCAATAACTTGCATCTTGATGATGATGCATGTGTTACTCAGAGACTAATATTCATAGTGCAATGTTAATCTGAATACTCCCGAGGTATTTACTTGTTCGGGACTCAGACCCCTATCTCTGGAAACCAGCGGTTAGTTTAGGTTCAAATCAGCCTGACTCAGTAGGCTCTGTCTCAATTAAGGCTCTTTTTTCAAATCCTCTTTTTGCCAGTGACTCATTAATTCCTAATGTATGCTAATGTTTAAAACACAAATCTGTGATTAATTTCAGTCTCATTAGACCTGACCTTGGATGAACCTTCTTGATGTTTATATTCGGTGTAGTCTGATTAGCAGCATTATTGATGGATGAGGTGACAAATTGCCAGAATTTTCTGAACGCAGTGACTTCCAATaaatcaaaactataattaaGAATCTCGTTGTAAGCAAACAGGAGCTGTGGAATAAATACTGCTGCAAACAACTGGGCTAAGCAAGTTTCTCTTGAAGTGTTTCCATCTGTGACTTAAACCCACTCAATCCTGTGATATTGTCAGATTTGCTTACTAGTGTTGGACACTAGGGTTCCCGAGGCAAGGGAAGATCTTCATGCACCTAAACTGAACTGACACCAATGGTCTTGAGGTGAGGGTAGCTAGAGCAAGTGATGAAGAATTTTAGTCATTAGGATGAGGAGAAGCAAATATTGGAGCATATGAGGGGAATTAGGTGCAATTATAGTGAAATGCAAAAGCAATCTAAAATAATAATATCAGGGAAAGAGGATATGAAGAGGCATATTTTGGGTTATTACCTTGCTCCTACATTAAAaagcaaagaaagacttgcatttatatagcacctttcatgacctctggaTTTCCAACACGTGCATATCTGTATGTAAAAAAACTGCAACCAGGGGAGGATGGGCCTGAAGGCTATACCTGTATCAGGCGAACGGCATTCTTTACAATGTCTTCTCCACCGAAAACATAGAGTCTTTGGTTCTTGGCAGCCATAGCTGGGTGGAGCACAGCAACGGGCATGGGTGCCATTGATTCCCAGATGCTGAAAATGCTGTCATATCTGTGTAGTGTATTCAGTGTCTCTTGACTTGGCCCAATCCCTCCCAGGGAGAAAATATAGTTCATGTGCGCTATCGTCTGATGAGAGTAGCATGGCACCAACATATTTACTTCAGACCTCCAACGGTTCACTTTCAAAGAGAAACTATAAACACTTGCACTTACAACAGTCTTCTTATTATCAATGATCAGTCCTCCAAGGATGTATATATTACTGTGTAAACACACTGAAGAAGCTTTGTAGAGATTTAGAGGAAGCTTAGAAAGTGCCAGCCACTGCTGCGTCCTTGAATCATATAGTAATGCCTCTCTTGTAATCTGCTGGTTACTCTTCCTCCCTCCAATAATGACCAGGAACTCCTGGGAGGGGTACCTGCGTGGGACATACCACATGGGCATAATGTCAGGGCTGTTTGAAGGGCTCAAGGAAAAGAGCAGTCGGCTGGCTGATTCCAAGATGCTTCTGCAAACAGGCGATGACTGAACAAAGGGATTATTGGCAATGAAGTGAAATAGGTAGGTGGGGTGGACATACTGGAGTCGAACTTTCTCAAGGAGCTCATGCACGTGTTTCTGCCTGGTCTTTGGGTCATGGTTGATCCAGGTTGTGAGCGTGTCAAAAACCTGCTCTTCCTCGGCACAGAGTTCATCATCTCCCAGATAGTCCGCAAGTTCAGTGCAGGAGAGCTCTTTCAAGTCCTCAGAGGATGCAACCTCCGGGAAGCGTTGCAAGGCGATTGCTTTTGCCTTTTTCTCCAAACTTGCATAGTTGAATATTTGGGCCATTCTCACCATGCCAAGGCAGTTCTCAGCCGATAATTGATTTTGCAAGTATAATGAGCACGCCTCAAGCACTTTGGGGTACTGGTAAATACCAGCTGCCTCCATCAAACAAAAAACATTTGCTGCATTTATGGTGATCTCTCCAGTATAGACATAATCCACAATCTGAGTTAGAATGTCCACATGGATCCCCAACAAATGGACACGGGTTAGGAAGCTCTCTTTGAAGTTGTTGCAAAACATGGCCCTGAAATAAGGGCTACTTGATGCCAATACATTTCGGTGACAAGGGACTTCCTTGTCTCCAGCACAAAGAATGACATCGGTCAATATCTCCTCTTGCCGTAGGGCATTAAGCTGTTTTAATAATTGATAAGACAGGTCCGTTTCTTTGAAATGGAAACACTTGTGGAGAAGCATATCTTGACTATCTTCATTCATGCTGGAAAACAGAAGGTTTTATAAACACTGAAATTCACAATGATTGTTCTTTCTTGAAGTTGCAACTCTACAACTCAGTTCTACATGCTTGTTTGTGGTAGCTCAGGAAGAATGGCAAATTAAACATGCAAATGATATAAAAATTCTGTAAGTGATCCtgcaataaaaacacaaaatcatGGATATGGGTTGTTCATGGATGAGCAGAGATTACATTTTATCACAAGCCTCAAAAGTGACTCAATTGTGACCTGAAccctgtgttttttttattcattcataggatgtgtaTCGTTGGCAAggccttccttaaatatggggaccaaaattgcacacagtattccaaagacccgtacaattgtagcaagacttctttattcttgtactcaatccccttgcaataaaggccaacatgccagttgctttcctaattagctgctgtatctgcatattaaCTGTGTGTTCCTTGcatgagtacacccaagtctctttgaacatcaacgtttacaagtgttgcaccttttaaaaaaatattctgcttttctattcttatgaccaaagtgaataacctcacacttccccaaatAACaccccatctgccatcttgttgcctgcAAATCTAACCTGTCCATGTCACTTTGTAACATCTTTGTGTCcttcccacagcttacctttccacctagctttgtatcattagcaaacttagatacgttattctctgtctctgtgtctaagtcactaatatagattgcaaacagCTGACACCCTAGCAGTGATCCTTGTGggtctccactagttacagcctgccaacttgaaaataccTCATTTACCCCTACCCCTTGTCTGTAACTAAtcctgtccatgctaatatattatccccaccTCCATGAGCCTTTATCATGTATTAATGTTTTGTGTGGCACTGTCATGAAGaaattaatgtctataatgttattgcaaattagtttttaaaatagagtttagtggtgtctgtgtctatgtgtgtatatgtatgtgtgtcttaattggattaaagccagctggtctagaggctttgatgtatagaaagaagtaggtttgaaatggtaaatagataaacatggggaagtttagaaacaaaggtgtcaagggagcaatttgcatttttagataaagcaTTCAACATATtgggtgaaatcttacacctagctagaaggtcccaagcaatgtgtttttttttccaacttactaataaaattggcggAATCAagggatgttattgttagaagaggaaaaattaaaagcctagtgatatgataaaaaaatttacattcaaaggaaaagccaggtataaacagaaaggagtttgtgtgtgtaaggcagaagcatttaaaatctaaccagcctgtatgcCTGCAACTGTGAATGCAAGGAACTAACTTGCAAGGAACCTAATTTTgcatttgtaaggtcaaatgtgctttgcctggggtctctttaaatctatgagttttactgttgccttatcgggggtgtaagtgagagtcagattaattagaggaTTTTTGTAGCTATTATAGAGGTAATTTCATGGATATATGTATGaacttacaatttttcttgtattaataaatgtttaatttagttttataaaaaacctcttgagactcggtggtcttattactactgaattcaaagcctacaTCTTGAAACATAAAAATTGCAAGAATAGGTTGTGacatttgtttcaagtttccctctgggatttgagccgctcagcctttaccatcggctgtgtcataataagcaccttatcgaacaccttttggaaattggAGTAtactacatctgctggttcccctttatctattctactagttacatcctcaagaaaCAGCACCACCAACATCATATCACTCCCTGCAGCATCTGATTGGTTTGCTCCTACAAATGCTTGCAGCTATCTCCTCAACATCACCAACTTCTACTGACAACACCATCTCTGACTATTTCCTTGTGTTCTATTCCAGCCTCTTACTCACCCTCATCCTtaattgtgtctgtgtctgtccctgGAAAGTCACTTCCTTACGATTGCAGTCTCAATCTCCCAAATACCTACCCTTGAGCCTGCCCTTCGGCACAACACTCCTGTAGCCGTTGATTTGTTCAACTGCTCCCTCATCCCTCAACACAACCTTCATCCCCTCAGTCTGGCCCCTACCCCTCATGCCCAAGAGGTGCTAACTTGAGCTTAACTCATCCAGACAAAGCTTGATTGCATCAAGCTTAAAGGCAGCCTTCATCATGGAATTGGCACCCCAGTGGCGACATTTGATTTGTACTAACTTTGGGCATGGCTGTACAATGATTTTTCTTTtaccctttcatgggatgtgggcatccctggctatgccagcatttattgcagatccctaattgcccttgagaaggtggtcgtgaaccaccttcttgaactgctgcagtccatgtgatgtaggtgcacccactgtgctgttagagagggggctccaggattttgacccagtgacagcgaaggaacggtgatatatttacaAGACAGGATATCAATAATAGGACAGAAGTTACCATCAAAAAGATTGTGAAAATGTGGGGTCCTCCTCTGCTGCTATATTTATGATGAGACAGGACCTCCACCCATTGCCTCTGACTCAGAATTCATTGGGACAGCATTGGTGCAGATGGGTGATCTGCTGTTTGGGAGATTGGTGGACAGGGTTGGGGGAGGtatggtggggaaggggagaaattcAAACTATTGGCTGGCTCCTGAGCTCAAGCCAAGTTGGTCAATCTGAAGAAGCTTTCAGATTAAGCCTCATGGCAAGTGATAGTTTTGTTACAGTTTTGTTGAGAGGGCTGGCATTGCCACTTCTGAGGGCCACTTGGCAGAGTGCACAAATGCCAAGAGCACCAATGGCACAACATTGAGGAATTTCATGGTTGCTTCACACCAGTACCACTCTTTATATTGCATTGGCAAGTGGAAAGGCAATGTGGGCAGGAAGACCATTTAAATGTCACCCAATTCCTGCCTTGTTtgttattctttcgtgggatgtgggtgtcgctggcaaggccagaacttgttgcccatccctaactgccctagaactgagtgccttgctaggccatttcaggaggcagttaagagtcaaccacattgctgcaggtctggagtcacatgtaggccagaccaggtaaggatggtggatttcattccctaaagaacattagcgaaccagatgggttatcGCGAAAATCAATGTTTTTTTCCTTTcacattctttcacgggatgtgggcattgctggctacaccagcatttatttatttgaacctgtgtccccaaagtattagcccaggcctctggattactagtccagtgacattaccactactccaccatctcctcctctttccccctgccCAGCTCCTCCTCATAATTCGCCCATTGCAAACATTCTCTAGGAAATTTGAAGCCAGAATTTTGCAGGAAAGACATTCTATCAAAGCACAATAACTTTCTGTGTAATGGACCTTACATGTAAATATTTCAGGAGCAATTATTCATGAAATCCATACAAGACATTTCACCAACTCTGCCAAAGAATTCTATTTAAGTATAATATCATTTTTAAACTTGTGTGCAAGGAAGTGACAAGCACACAAAGACTACAAGTTACTGGAAAGATTCAATGCGGTCTTGCAGTGGGTGGACACTAGCTAAATTTCTAACAGATTATTCTACTACCTGAATGATGTTTCTTCTCGTGGTTGTGGGGTTCAGAGCACAGTCTTCTGTATTGCGTTGAATTTCCCTCTTCTTTTCTGActtgatgccacacacacacgcacacacgcacacgagaAGGGAAAGTGAAGGACCTCCGTTGAGCAACGGCAGTGAATTTTCCCGAATTAATATTTTCCAGATTTGTTAATGAGCAGCCAACCTTCCTTTGATACTTGTATTTAGTTGAGCGCTCAGGCGCATAACAGTGTCTACATTCCAGGACTATTAATAGGGTAGTGTGCACTTGCAGCTGATAGCACATGTGACTTTTCAGTTACTTGTTTGCACTGAAGGGTGAGCTAAGCCAAGTAACATTTTGATGCCAGCTCTTTGGGGGCCTTGTTTTTTTTAGCTCTGTGCACAGGCAGAGATGAACAGCAAGATGCACCCTCACCTACTTTAAGCCAGCGACTTATCCAATGGAAACCAACGCCAACTGTTGCTAAGCCTGGATTAATTTCTCCGAGCTCCAGTTTCCATTAGCACATTAAGGGGGAGTTTTGTTGCTTTGCAGAACATTCGGAGAAATTTGTGCAGGATGGGAGGGGGATTTCTGCAATCACTGTTCTTACAATTTGAAATAAGTTTTTTTTGAAAGTTCATCCCCACAtgccaccacccatccccctACCCCCTGAATAATTGAACTTCTGCCAAACTTTTCTTAAGCACAGTTgtcaaaatcattttttttaaagcttcagGAGAgtaataaaaagaaaaaagacCAACCGATTTgccatttctatagcacctttcgcaATGTCCCAaaggccaatgaagtacttttgaattgtgatCATTGTTGCAATGTCGGaagagcagcagccaatttgtgcacagcaaactcccacaaacagcattgagataaTATCCAAATCATCTGTTTTCTTTTGGAtatttagggataaatattgaccaagtgACTGGGTGGAGCGGGggaggtgattgagggagggaaggggaggaaactcccctgctcttcttcgaaatagttccacaacagcaatgtgctaatggCTGCACAGTCTGTTTTTAGTGATACATTGGCTAAGAGCTAAATATCAACCAGGATAGCAGAAGAAAACtaccatgggatcatttacattcaACTGAGAGAACAGGTGGGGgcttctgtttaacatctcatccagaaggtgtacctctgacagtgcagcactccctcggtactgcgcTGGGAGTTTCAGCCTTGATTCAGTGCTCAGGTTTCTGGAGTAGGGATTAGAACCTTGTGATCTTCTGACTCCAAAGTAAGGGTGTTAGCCACTGAGCCAGCTGGCACTGTTTCATTTCTTTCACATGGGCCTAGGATAAGTTTGCGAGGGCAGCAAAGCATACACGTTTAAGAACAAAGGCTAAGACTTTCCTGTCCCACCCGCCACTGGACCGGATATTCCCACTCGAGGTCAACGGACCTTTTGCTGGTCAGCCAAATCTTCCATCCCACCCGTGACAAGACCCCGGCCAAAGTGCTTACTGGATTCTCATCTCCATCAACCATTTAGTTCCAGTACTGATTATTTCAGAagtatttcccaatttatattgCAGCAAAATGACTCAGGAAAACGCTT from Carcharodon carcharias isolate sCarCar2 chromosome 6, sCarCar2.pri, whole genome shotgun sequence includes the following:
- the LOC121279023 gene encoding kelch-like protein 38, with protein sequence MNEDSQDMLLHKCFHFKETDLSYQLLKQLNALRQEEILTDVILCAGDKEVPCHRNVLASSSPYFRAMFCNNFKESFLTRVHLLGIHVDILTQIVDYVYTGEITINAANVFCLMEAAGIYQYPKVLEACSLYLQNQLSAENCLGMVRMAQIFNYASLEKKAKAIALQRFPEVASSEDLKELSCTELADYLGDDELCAEEEQVFDTLTTWINHDPKTRQKHVHELLEKVRLQYVHPTYLFHFIANNPFVQSSPVCRSILESASRLLFSLSPSNSPDIMPMWYVPRRYPSQEFLVIIGGRKSNQQITREALLYDSRTQQWLALSKLPLNLYKASSVCLHSNIYILGGLIIDNKKTVVSASVYSFSLKVNRWRSEVNMLVPCYSHQTIAHMNYIFSLGGIGPSQETLNTLHRYDSIFSIWESMAPMPVAVLHPAMAAKNQRLYVFGGEDIVKNAVRLIQVYNISRNMWFRMETRMVKNICAPAAVIGDKIIIVGGYTRRVIAFDTKSSQFVKCADMKERKMHHGATVINNKVYVTGGRYITSNNNIEDSDAFDCYDPETDSWISKGRLPQKLFDHGCLTLHSIFHKSPTL